The genome window CCATCACAGGCGTAAACTTGGAAGCACTCGTCAACTCCCACCCCGCCATTGACGCAGAAGTCGAAAGCTGGCTCACCTCTCGGCGACGAACACTTCGAGAAGTCTACGTGAACCTCAGCTTCATCAAGGAAACATTCAATAAACTCATTGCAAATTCGAACTACCCCCCAGAGCTGTGGTTCGGCATCATCGCCCAAGAATCCGTTTTCAGAATGCACGCAGGGTCACGAGCCGGCGCGGCAGGGCCGTTACAATTCATGCCAGGAACAGCACGCCACTACGGGCTTCGTGTCGACGCAACACGTGACGAACGCTATGACATCACCAAGGCGCTCCCCGCCGCGGAACGCTACCTCAACGACCTCATGCAAAAACATAACGGAGACCTCCTCTTAGCCCTCGCAGAATACAATACTGGCGGAAGAAAAATACACCGGGCGAAAAGGGCTCTTCGCAGAGCAGGCCTTCCTATCACCTTTTGGAATATGCGACCGTACCTCTACCGGGAAACAAGAACCTACCCCACCAAGATCCTCGCCGCAGCAAAAATAGCGCTCAACCCAACCAAGTACAACGCCCCCTTCTCCCCCGTAGACACCACCGTCATCCCTCTCACACTGCAAAGAGACGCGGCACTCGGCGCCCTCGCCATCTGCATCGGCGGCGACGCAGAAATCCCCGTATTCAGAACGTTACGCAACCTCAACCCAGCAATCAGCGAAAAAGAAGTGCTCCCTGCCGGGACGCGCATCCTCTTCCCCCAACGCTACGAAGACACCTACGACAACACCTGCCTTGAAGGCAGCCTCATCGACCTCGCCGACACCCTCCACAAAACACACTACCCGGACATTCAAGAACTGCACTACACCATCCGGAGAGGAGACACGCTTGCAAGAATCGTGCGCAAGCACCAAGACCAATGCGGCAACCTCTCCGTCCGCGAACTACGCGACTACAACAACATCACCAACAGCAATCACATCATCGCAGGGAAAACACTCAAAATACCCTGCATGACCAAACAAAGGAAGCCAAAACGTTGAATCAGGCAACAAGTATAAAAACCTCCTTCTCTTCTAGCACGTTCGCAAGCGACGAGACCTGAGCAAAACAAAGACGACAACGTCGTGTTCGCTCGCTCTGCGGGGGTAGCAAAGCCTGGTCAAATGCGCAGGACTTAAGATCCTGTCCCTCAGTGGGTTCGTGGGTTCAAATCCCGCCCCCCGCATAACACTCCTTCAGCAAAAGCGATTAACGAACCCAACGCGAGCGTGAAGCGCCTAAAAGAAAAAACAAAAAAAAACAACAGCGAAAACGACAAGCGCGCGCCAGCAGCGACAGAGCACACGCTAGCAAACCCCGAACGATTCAACCTCCAAGACGAAGCAGTTCCACTCCCGCCGGCTCCAAACATCCTTACTCATATTCACCGGCACCCAACCTTTTCTTTTACGAAACCCAATCGAATCCAACATCATCCCACCTCCAAACCATTCTGGCTATGGGTCCTTTTCCCGCAACAACGCCGACTCTTGTTGTGCAGGAACCGCCGCATCTCCTCAGCACATGAACAACACGCCAAGGATCAAGCAGCACACCCTTCACCAGCATCACAGAGCAAGAGCGGGCTCGCCATAAAAACCCTCCGCGCCCTTGTCCAGTGACCAGTCAACACAAAAACACACCAACAAAGCAGCCAAAGAAGCTTCCTCCAACACCCCTCGCAAAGAAGGAAGCGCTTAAGACGCTCCTTACTCGAGCAACCGCATCGTATCCCAGTACTTGACCAACGCGATGAAGAAAAACAAGATGAACGCGACCACGATAAAATACCCGTGCAAATGCTCACGACCCTGAAACCCAAAAAACTCTGCAAGCGTGATGAACGCCGCAATGGCAGCGAACATCGGCCAAAACCCTGTCGCCAACTGCTTTTTCTTCAAAACCACAACAACAGCAACGAATGAAAGCACAACGAAGATACCGCTAATAACCACTACATTTTGGAAAATCATTCTTCCTTAAACGCCTCAGCAAGCTCATCAAGCCCCCGCGCGAGAGGGCGGCTGACTTTCTCCTTTACAAAACGCTTCACAGAACCCTCCTGTTTCCTGCCCAAAACACGATCATATTTTTTTTCGTAGAGCAAGAGCAACGCTTTGAGCTTCTTTGAATACGCCTTCTTCGCCTGCTCATGATCCCGCCCCTCCTCGAGCTTTCTCGCAAGCTCTTGCTCAAGTTTTCGTTTTTCCTCCTCAAACCACTCATCAATATCGTTCCCGTCCACCACCCACTCCTGAACCATCAACCTATATAAAACTTTTCACCAAACGCGGCGAAACCCGCTCCGGAACGCCACTCACAAAGGAATATGCACCAATACGACATCGGGATTTAACAAAATCGTTTGAGCTCTCCGCTTCGCTCTGAACTTAAACGAAGCTGCGGAGTGTAGCAAAGCGATTGTGGGAAAAAGCCTCAGCTCGGTTTTTTCCTCACAAGCCCTGTTATATGACCGGAACGGAACGAAATGAAGTGAGAATGCACTGCACAAGCGAACGACAGTGAGCGAAGAAGGTAAAAATCACTCGACTTCGGGTTCTTCTAATTTGCTTAAACCATATGCCCGATCACATGGGAGACAATACAATCCCCATTCAAACAGGACATTTCCAGACCGTTCATAAATAAGCCAACAATCAACTACTACACAAGAGTAACTTTCGCAAAATTTATATATTTCCTATCCTTTCACGTTCTTATGAGCACGCTCCAAAACTTACTACAAAAAATAAA of Candidatus Woesearchaeota archaeon contains these proteins:
- a CDS encoding LysM peptidoglycan-binding domain-containing protein → MKRNVSAILAALAALASGCATTQRQAPPQTTVNTPAPAEQQTTQTSQPPIHDLPYITKLYHAGTTLLEQSFQLKQTNTSRADARLRQAQQLLKEADTLCKKHPDCEPGQLVDLLSIPLEHQAQSIQELQKRITLLEQTLTPEEAPEAHANGTAYLFPGPAQPITGVNLEALVNSHPAIDAEVESWLTSRRRTLREVYVNLSFIKETFNKLIANSNYPPELWFGIIAQESVFRMHAGSRAGAAGPLQFMPGTARHYGLRVDATRDERYDITKALPAAERYLNDLMQKHNGDLLLALAEYNTGGRKIHRAKRALRRAGLPITFWNMRPYLYRETRTYPTKILAAAKIALNPTKYNAPFSPVDTTVIPLTLQRDAALGALAICIGGDAEIPVFRTLRNLNPAISEKEVLPAGTRILFPQRYEDTYDNTCLEGSLIDLADTLHKTHYPDIQELHYTIRRGDTLARIVRKHQDQCGNLSVRELRDYNNITNSNHIIAGKTLKIPCMTKQRKPKR